From the genome of Legionella beliardensis:
CTATTAGTCCATACGAAATACACCAATATATTCATGTTCTTCTTCATGTTCTCCTGAAAGGCAAGCATCTAAGGCTTGATTTAGTTGTGATTTTTCATCTGTGCTCTTAGCACTTAATAAATCAGCTAGATTTTCTTTTAAAGTATCAACTGAACTTTCAAGCGCCGAAATAAGCGGTTTATTCTTAATTGATGCAGCTTGTTGACTTGAGATTTCATTGCCTAGCTTTTTAGTTCTATCCTTTAGAGAACTATCACGAGCTAGTAAACTTACCCTTTCTTCTTCTAAAGAAGTTTTTTGAGCTTCTAATGAAGACTTGCGCATGTTATTTTCATTAGCTGAATCATATTCAATGCATTTCTTTTTACTGTCATTAATGGGCCAAAAACTATTTAACAAACTCATAGCAATAGATTTAAAGAAACCAGGATTCTTATCAGCTAAAAACCTATCTAAGCCACTTGGTACTGCTGGAAAAGGATGGGGCGAAGCAAGTTTTTCAATTTCCATTTGGATGTCTGTTATTCGCAAAAACTTAGCGTCTCTTTTTTTACCTATATCTGTGCGTTCATCTTGTAAATTTTTCTGCATATCTTGTAGAGTGGTCAGCTTTTTTGCAATTTCGTCTTGCTCCAACGAATTGTATTCTATTTTATCATTTAAATTTTGTAATAAGTCAATAATATCTGATATACGAATACTTCTTAAGTCATATAAATCATCTAGATCTTTCTCAGCTAGTGCGGCAGGAAACAAAGATATACCATATTTTTTCTCAATGTCTTTTATTGTCTTAAGTGTTGCTTTTATTTTCGATAATATATTTATCTCAGGCACATTGCCTTCGAGTATTAGCTCTTCGATAGTTTTTCCGGAATTAAGTTTTTTTTCATAATCAGACATAGTAATAACCGTAATCTCTTTGTATAAAGATATATCAATAAGATTATAGTTTAAACTAATTGGATTAAGGCAATATTAGGTAAATAAAAAGTTTTAAAAATAGTATGTAAAAACTGCTCCGCCTGCTGAAAATTAATCCAGTGCATCGTATTTTATTTTTTTATAATAATAGAAAACCTGGTTTTTTAATCTCCATAATCAAGATAAAAGTAATCAAATAAGTTATTGATAAAAGAAAAAATAAATAAATTTGGCGCCGTATTTAGGGGCAATGTGCCTTTAAAATTTATTTGTTATTCTTATACCGCGCACTAAGTGGATAAGGTTCTTGTTATCGCCAAGGATCTAAGCTCACATGATAGCTTCGATAGACTACTGTAATCATTTAATCAAGCGCAGGAAGCATTAAAATTAAACAAAGAGCATGCTATTATGGCGCCCTTGTTGAATCACGTTTGTATACTTACTATGACTAATTCTTACCGCATTATTTCTATTGACGATAGCTATCATGACACTGGAAAGGTTTATGTAAAAATTCAAATGGTAGGTAAATCACAAATATTTGCTAGGCCGGTTAGTGAGCTTTATCAAAAAACATGGTTAGAACATTTTTCTTGCGAGGATGTTGCTCATATTGCAGCCCTTTATACGGCAGAGCACACCAAAAATTTAGATTTAATAAAAAAATTTCCTAAAGCAACGCCTGCTACCAAATCAAGTGTCATTGTTGTAGGCATTCTTTTTACCGCTTTGCTTATTTTATCTAATTTGACTGCCTTTAAGCTTGCAACCTTTGCTTCTATTAATTTTCCCGCAGGACTTATCTTTTTTCCATTGACTTATGTTTTTGATGACATTTTGACTGAGGTTTATGGGTTTAAAGTCAGTCGCCGCATTATCTGGATGGCACTGCTTGCAAATACCATTATTTTTATAGGCACCTGGGGCACGATATACCTAAATCCATCACCTTTCTGGCATGATCAAGCAGCTTATGCCACCGTGTATCAAGCAACGTTGCGGGTTTTTATTGCCTCAATGATTGGTTATTTCTTAGGTGAATTTGCTAATTCTACGCTTTTAGCCAAATTAAAAGTATTAACCTCAGGAAAACATTTATGGTTACGAGCCATTACCAGTACAGTCGTTGGCGTTGGCATTGATACTATTTTTTTCACCCACATCGCTTTTTTATTTACCATGCCTTATGGCAATCTTTGGGAAATAATTGCCACTATGTATGCACTTAAAGTAATTTATGAATTTTGTGCACTTCCTATTACATATAAAGTAACTAATTATTTAAAGAGAAAAGACAACATTGATCATTACGACTTTAAAACAAACTTTAATCCATTTTCTTTAGAAGTTTAAAGTCATACGTGACTCTTTAAGCTATTCAAAACCATTAACTATTCAATCTTCTCGCCTGGTGCATCACTTAAAACAAAAATAAAAAATTGACATGTATGATAAAAATACCTCGTTTAATATTTTTAATTTTGATACAAATTATAGTAACAGTGATAATGAATACAGAGCTTATGCTTAAATTTTAGATGCCTTGATTATTCTTTAACGACGGTTTGATAAAAGGAATTAACCATGTACAACCTGATTTCCCAAATTAGAATTATAATTTTATTAGCGATTTTTATTTTAGGGCCAGCTGCTTACGCTCGCACATTTCAAACCAGTGATAATCGATTTATTGGCTACACGGATATAGGGCAGGGTAGACCCATTGTGCTTATACACGCTTTTCCTACTGACAGGCGGCTATGGGAACTGGCTACCCAAGACCTGGAAGATGCTCTGCAAGGCAGTAATGGGTTGCGAATTATAAGTCTAGATTTATGGGGATTTGGCCAGTCTTCTTCTGCAAATGGGCAAGCCATTACGATGGTCGATTACGCGCGTGAAGTAAATGAATTACTTAATCATCTCCAGATTCAACAGGCAGTCATTGGTGGTGAATCAATGGGAGGATATATTACGCTTGCTTTTCTTGCATCCTTTCCCGAAAAAGTAGAAGGGTTAATTCTATCTAATACCCAATCCATTGCCGACAGTCTAGAGGCAAAAGCCAATCGTGAAGCCACGGCTAAAGATGTCTTAGAGCATGGTACGGAGAATTTAATCAATGGCTTTATGTCTAAGGCACTTTCTCCTACTGCCTCTGAAAAAACAAAACTGTTTTTAAAGCACATTCTAGAGAGGCAAGATAAAATGGCCATTGCTTCAGCATTACGCGGTATGGCGCTACGCCCTGATACGTCAGATATACTCACTAATTCTCCTATACCCATTCTCATTTTATCTGGCGAGAAAGACGTACTGATTTCACCGCAACAAAGCGAGAATATGCATAAGCTAGCTAAACACAGCAAATTAGTGCTTATCCCAGATGCGGGTCATCTTGCAAGTTTAGAACAGCCAAAACAATGGATGCAGGCAGTTGTTGCTATGTTCTCTTATAAATAGCTTCAGTAATCATAGCAAACCTTCAAATTAGGGAAGAAGAGATTGTGATATTAAAATTACTGATTCACACGTTTATAACAATAATAATTATGGCGTTATTTCTTTTTATACCTGTGGGTACTATTAATTGGCCAAGTGCCTGGGTTTTTCTGTTTCTGCAAGGAGGTTTTGGCTTAAGTATTGGTTTTTGGCTAGCTAAACATGACCCAGAATTGTTAAAAGAAAGGCTATCCTTTGTGATTCAACGCGGCCAAAAAAAATGGGACAAGGTTGTGATGATTATCTTCTCAATCTTGCAAATCACATGGCTGCCTTTTATATCATTTGATGTGGCTCGATCACAGATAGAGTTAGTTCCCGTGTTTGTCAAAGTATTGGCAGCTATTTTATTGATTATTTCATTTTATATTTTTTATTTGGTATTTAAAGAAAACAGTTATGCTTCTCCTGTGGTAAAAATTCAGAAAGCGCGTGAGCATAGAATCATTACGACAGGCCCTTATCAATATGTTCGGCATCCTATGTATAGTGGCGCCATACTCTATTTTATTGGTATACCATTGTTGCTTGGCTCTTGGTATGGATTATTATTTACTTTATTTCTAACCCTTCTTTTAGTCATTCGTGCTTCATTTGAGGAAAAAGCGCTGATAGAAGAGTTTGCAAATAATTATAGGGAGTATGCTAAGCGAGTTCAGTATCGGTTTATTCCTTTAATTTATTAGCAGTACATTGGGGTTAGAAACTCATTGGCAACATTGCTTACTGGTAGGTGCTGCATAGGGAAATCAGGATGAAAATATTATTAACTGGCTCGATAGGGCGGTTGGGTAGAGAAATTGCAAAATTCCTAAATGTTGCTGATAATAAAATCGCTTTGCATGGTAGAAATTTAAATCGCTTAAATACACTCGCCAAAACCTTAGATAAAAGCCAGATTTTAACTGTTGCTCGTGATTTAACGCAGCCTGAAGCGGCTGAATCCATTATAGAAGAGGTCATTCATCATTTTAAAGGCTTAGATGTTTTAATTAATAACGCGGCTTGTTTTAATTTTGGCAATCTTATAGACATGCCCCCTCATAGTTTAAAAGATACCCTGCAAACTAACCTAGTGTCTCTAATTATGCTCACCAGATTCGCCTTGCCCTACTTGATTGCTAGTAAGCGCGGTCTAATAATTAATATTGCTTCTGTAGCAGGGCGAGAGTATATACCTGGTGCTGCGACTTATTGTGCGACCAAACATGGTATTTTTGGGTTTGCTGGATCATTATTTGAAGAAGTAAGGGATAAGGGCGTTAGAGTTTGTACCATTGGTCCGGGACAGCTTACCGTATCTGATTTAAATGAAGACAATACAATACCACCTAAAGAGCTAGCGCAGCTTGTACATTTTCTTATTCATTATCCGGGCAAGAAAAGTTTTCCCCGTGAGATTATAGTTTCTGCTAGCTAATGCTTACTGCCGCCTTATTTTTCCGTAAATTCTGCCAGTGAGGCTTTTACATACTGACTATTATCTTTAAATGCTAAAGCCAAATCAGCAGACTTATCCTCATGATTTGCTAAGATTGCTTTCCAGGCGATTGCCCTTAATTGCTCGTTAGCATGAGTTAGCGCAATTTTCCGTACAAGTTCTAGGCTGCTTTTATCTCCTAATTTTATTGCGACATCAATTAAAGTGCGTACTTGTGTCAAACGGTCAAGACCGCCTAAGATTAATCTAGCTTTTTCTCCATTTTCTTGCTCAAGCAATTCAAATTCATATTGGCGACGTTTAGCAGGGTATGTTTTCGGTAAAATTAAATTCAATGACACTGTAATGGACTCTGGGGGATACTGAATATGGGCATCAGAACTGCCATAGTAATACATGACTTTGCCTTGGGTTAGATAGCTTTCTTCCTTAAATTGCAAATTAACTTCTTCACCAGGGATGCCTTTTACTGAATCATAATCGTACTTATAAATTCGTGTTTTATAACCAGGCCCAAAGTAATTAACGGTAAAAAAATCAAAATTATGATCGTGAGGTTCAAAGTAAGAAAAAATTTTCGCCTGATTACGATCAGAGGTAGGCATCCAAATCACGGCTCTTATCACATAGCCATCCCCTTTATGCAGCATAATAGTTGAAGGCTTGAATTGATTGTCTAGTTGAAAGTTTTCAAAATTCTTTAATTCATGACTTAATTGTTTTGCCAAAAACGTTTTATTAAGGGCTAACTGCGCTAATTTTTTGGCAATAATTGCAAAGTACTCCGGTTTATAGTTTGAAGATTTCAAGGCAGTGATGATTGGATTGTTATCAATAAATTTAACGAATGCTGCTAATGAAATGGGTGTTTTTACTTTAGGATTGAGTGTTTCCGTCATGCTGACTCCCCATTATCGATTCCAACGTTTTTTGTGCAGCTCGCCGTATTTCTGGATCACAGTCTTCAAAAGCAATTTTTTTTAATAAAGGCAGTGTGTGTTTATTATTAATTTTATAGTAGTATTTTATTGCCTCCCAGCGAACATTTGCATCATAATTTGATAAAATCAGTTTTTCTAACAGTGATTTAATTCGTCTAACTTGCATTGCTTGAAATAGCTCTAACGTTAAGCGAATTCTTGAAGCGCGAACATCAGTACTTATTCTTCGTATAGGATTCAAAGAATCCCTGTCAAATGCCCAGGTAGTTTTAGCTTTTTTATTAGAGTGCACAATAATCAAAGGTGCATTTTGTGAGGCATCATAAAAATCAAGAATTGATGAAAATGCAGGTAAACAGTAAGCTTGGTGTGATGCAAGAAGCAAGTCATTTTCTCGTTTTAAAGGGCTAGGTTTTTCATACAAGCGATTGTGTTGAATGTTGCAATGGTATAAAGGGACTTTCACTTCTTTTTCCGATAAATTCATCACAATTGCATCAACTTCACTTGC
Proteins encoded in this window:
- a CDS encoding queuosine precursor transporter is translated as MTNSYRIISIDDSYHDTGKVYVKIQMVGKSQIFARPVSELYQKTWLEHFSCEDVAHIAALYTAEHTKNLDLIKKFPKATPATKSSVIVVGILFTALLILSNLTAFKLATFASINFPAGLIFFPLTYVFDDILTEVYGFKVSRRIIWMALLANTIIFIGTWGTIYLNPSPFWHDQAAYATVYQATLRVFIASMIGYFLGEFANSTLLAKLKVLTSGKHLWLRAITSTVVGVGIDTIFFTHIAFLFTMPYGNLWEIIATMYALKVIYEFCALPITYKVTNYLKRKDNIDHYDFKTNFNPFSLEV
- a CDS encoding alpha/beta fold hydrolase, coding for MYNLISQIRIIILLAIFILGPAAYARTFQTSDNRFIGYTDIGQGRPIVLIHAFPTDRRLWELATQDLEDALQGSNGLRIISLDLWGFGQSSSANGQAITMVDYAREVNELLNHLQIQQAVIGGESMGGYITLAFLASFPEKVEGLILSNTQSIADSLEAKANREATAKDVLEHGTENLINGFMSKALSPTASEKTKLFLKHILERQDKMAIASALRGMALRPDTSDILTNSPIPILILSGEKDVLISPQQSENMHKLAKHSKLVLIPDAGHLASLEQPKQWMQAVVAMFSYK
- a CDS encoding methyltransferase family protein, encoding MILKLLIHTFITIIIMALFLFIPVGTINWPSAWVFLFLQGGFGLSIGFWLAKHDPELLKERLSFVIQRGQKKWDKVVMIIFSILQITWLPFISFDVARSQIELVPVFVKVLAAILLIISFYIFYLVFKENSYASPVVKIQKAREHRIITTGPYQYVRHPMYSGAILYFIGIPLLLGSWYGLLFTLFLTLLLVIRASFEEKALIEEFANNYREYAKRVQYRFIPLIY
- a CDS encoding SDR family NAD(P)-dependent oxidoreductase, with the protein product MKILLTGSIGRLGREIAKFLNVADNKIALHGRNLNRLNTLAKTLDKSQILTVARDLTQPEAAESIIEEVIHHFKGLDVLINNAACFNFGNLIDMPPHSLKDTLQTNLVSLIMLTRFALPYLIASKRGLIINIASVAGREYIPGAATYCATKHGIFGFAGSLFEEVRDKGVRVCTIGPGQLTVSDLNEDNTIPPKELAQLVHFLIHYPGKKSFPREIIVSAS
- a CDS encoding HEAT repeat domain-containing protein, with protein sequence MSSLTFYQLGQLLYETLNKPNTNFFDLVTVFNNLKRNDIISLINSFLIEITTNDKMIAENNVYLYQQPGIYLLMRFTHCKASSSALLASEVDAIVMNLSEKEVKVPLYHCNIQHNRLYEKPSPLKRENDLLLASHQAYCLPAFSSILDFYDASQNAPLIIVHSNKKAKTTWAFDRDSLNPIRRISTDVRASRIRLTLELFQAMQVRRIKSLLEKLILSNYDANVRWEAIKYYYKINNKHTLPLLKKIAFEDCDPEIRRAAQKTLESIMGSQHDGNTQS